In the genome of Streptomyces sp. P3, the window CGTGGAACTCGGCCTCTCGCCGACGCGGATCAACGTCACGCGCATGCTGCGCGCCGTGCACTGACCCGTTCCTCTCCCTCCGGCACCGGGCCCGTGATCTCCGTACAGGTCGCGTGGGCGCGCCTCGGCGACGCCCGCGCGGATCTGCTGACGCTCCTCGATCCCGTGGAGCGCGGCCGCCACGACGAGACCGTCGCCCCGGCCGACCGGGCCCGCTTCCTCGTCGGCTGCGCCCTGAGCCGTCTGCTGCTGGGTGAACTGCTCGATCTCCCCCCGGCGGACGTGCCGTTGCGGCGGGTGTGTCCGCGCTGCGGTGGACCGCACGGAAAGGTCCGGCTGGACACGCCGGGCGCCCCTGCGCCGTACGACTTCTCGGTGACCCACAGCGGCGCGCTCGTCGGCGTGGCGGTGTCCTCGGACGGAGCCGTGGGCCTCGACGTCGAGGACTGCGAGGTGCCTGTCGATGTCGAGGGTGCCGCACGGACCGCACTGTCCGGGACCGAGCTGGCCGCCCTTCACGCCCTGCCCCCCGCCGAGCGAGGCCCGGCCTTCCTGCGCGTCTGGACCAGGAAGGAAGCCGTGCTGAAGGCCCTCGGCGTGGGCCTGCGCATGCCGTTGCGCGGACTGAAGGTCTCGTCGCCCGAAGCGCCCCCGGCCGTGCTCGCCTGGCCGCCCCCGCCGTCCGTCCCTCCCGGCCGGCACCCGGCCGACCTGCGGATGGCGGACCTGCTAGTCGACGGCGTGCATCCGGCGACGGTGGCGACGGTGGCGACAGCGGTGACACCGGCGACGGGGCCCGGGACGGGTGGCGCGGTGAGCGGCCCGGGAGAGGTGCGGGTCGTCCCCCGCGACGGCTCGGCCGTACTCGCCGCCCACGACCGCTGAACGCCGGTGGCCGGGTCGGCCGACGGACAGGGCCTTTCGCCGAGAACGTCGACACGTATGCGCCACGACCACCCGCGGAAACCCGGTGACAGCCGGACAGCCCCGGACCCTCCCCATGATCATCGGGGGAGTGTCCGGGGCTTCGTCGTGCCTAGCGAAACGTGCTCTGAACAGCAAAAATGCCCTCCCGGAGGGAGGGCGGAGACTTGCGCCCCCGGCAGGACTCGAACCTGCGGCCAAGCGCTTAGAAGGCGCCTGCTCTATCCACTGAGCTACGGGGGCCGATGTGGTGGCCTCGTACGTGCTGCCCGTGTGTGGGCTGATCCGTGACGTTGCCGGGGACAAGGATAGGGCTCCCGGTTCCTTGTCCCGGTTGCTTCGCCTCCGTGGCTCAATGTGGAGGTTCGGTGAAGCGGTCCTGATAATCGCAGGCAGGTGCGAATCGTGCACCGCTTTTGGCGTCCCTGGCCACGGGTGTTGTGCACTCGTTATGCCTGCGCTGTGCCTCTGCCCCACTCGCACCTTCCGTCCCTTGTGTCCTATCGGCGCGCAGGCGTGCCTATATGCTTCATTAATCCCCTAAAATTGGGCATTCTTCGCGTGTGGTGACCTTGGACGTAAGGCCTCAGCTACTCGACGCACTCTCCGCCCTGCGCGACCGTGTCGCCGCCGCACGCTTCCCGCTGCCCCTGACAGGGGCCCCGCGCGCGCGTGCCAACCGCGACGAACTGCTAGCCCAGCTCGACGACTACCTGGTGCCGCGACTCCGGCAGCCCGACGCGCCCTTGCTGGCGGTGGTGGGCGGCTCCACCGGCGCCGGCAAGTCGACGCTCGTCAACTCCCTCGTGGGGCGGCGCGTCAGCGAGGCGGGCGTGTTGCGGCCGACGACACGGACCCCGGTGCTCGTGTGCCATCCGGAGGACCATCACTGGTTCAGCGGCATGCGGGTGCTGCCCGGCCTCGCCCGCACGTGGGCCTCTCGTCGGGAGTCGGCGGACGATCTGCTGCTCACCGGCGAGGACGGCAGACCCGTGCTGCGGATCGAGACCGCCGACACCCTCCCGCCCGGTCTCGCCCTTCTCGACGCGCCCGACATCGACTCGCTCGTCGCCGACAACCGCGTGCTCGCCGCCGAACTGATCTGCGCGGCCGACATCTGGGTGATGGTGACGACGGCCTCCCGCTACGCCGACGCCGTGCCCTGGCACCTGCTGCGCACCGCCAAGGAGTACGACGTCATGCTCGTGACCGTCCTCGACCGGGTGCCGCACCAGGTCGTCTCCGAGGTGTCCCGGCAGTACGGCGCTCTGCTCACCAAGGCCGGGCTGGGCGAGGTGCCGCGCTTCACGGTGCCCGAACTGCCCGAGTCGGCCTGGGGCGGCGGGCTTCTTCCGGCCACCGCCGTGGCGCAGCTGCGCGCCTGGCTCGTCCACCACGCCCAGGACCCGGCCGCCCGCAACCACGCCCTCGCCCGCACCGCCCACGGAGTCCTCGACTCCCTCAAGGCACGGATGCCCGAACTGGCCGGCGCCGCCGCCGCGCAGTACGCGGCGGCACTGCGGCTCACCTCGGCCGTCGAGGGGGCGTACGACAGCGAGCACACGCGCGTGCGGGGTCGTCTCCAGAGCGGCGCGGTCCTCGCCGGTGACGCGCTCAAGCGCTGGCGGGCCTTCCCGCTGGACTGCACCGCCGGTGAACTCCTCGACGCCCTGGTGGAGAGTTTCGCCGCGCTGCTGCTGTGCGCGGTCACCGCCGCCGACGAACGCGTCGACGAGGCCTGGCGCCGCGAACCGGCGTCACAGGCCGCGGCGCCAGCGGACCAAGACGCCTTCCCGGAGAGTGCCGAGCACCGCATCGGCCTCGCCGTCCGACGGTGGCGGCGCGAGCTGGAGGAGTACGCCGAGGACGAGGTACGCGGCCTGGAGCGGGGTGCCACGCCCGACCCGGAGTCGGTCGCCGCTCTCGTCGCCACGGCGCTGCTGGGCGGCCGCAGGGCGCGTTCCGCGGGCGAGGGGCTCGCCGAGCGGATCGGCGCGCACGGGGCGCTGCGGTTGCGCGACCGGGGCGGGCGGCTGCTCGCCGACCATCTCGACCGGGTCATGCACGCCGAACGCGAACGCCGGCTCGCCCCCCTCGACGGACTCGAAGTCCACCCCGAACCCCAGGCCGAACTCATTGCCGCGCTGTCCGTACTGCAGAAGGAGAGGTGACCGGTGACCGCCGTCACTGACCAGGACCACACGGACCACACGGACCGGACAGGCAACGCGGACCAGGAGGGGAAGGAGAATCCGGGGCACGAGAGCCACCAAACCCCCCAGAGCCACCGGGAGCACCAGGAGCACCAGGAGCGCGAGGACCGGCAGCGACACCAGGACGAGCGCGAAGTCCAGGAGTGCACCGAGAGCGCGGGGCCGGAGGGGAAGAGGCCGGAGGACGAGGGCGGCCTGTCCGACGAGGCGGACGCCTCGCCGCAGGAGCCGACCGGCCACGCGCGCGCGGCCGACAGCACCAAGGACGCCCTGCCGCGCCCGGACGCCGACCCGGCCCCGGATCCGTCCACCCGGGCTGCGTTCGCGCGGATGTCCCGTGCGGACGCCGAGGAGGGCTCGGCCGATGCCTGGGACGACGGTCTCATCGCCCGCCGTGTCGACGAGGCCGCCGCCGAGCAGGCGGCGGCCGACAAGGCGGCCCGGACCGGCGGAGGCGGCAGCGCCCTGCCCTCGACCCCGCTCGTCTACGACGCGCCGCTGCGCTCACGGTTGGAGGCGCTGCGCGAACTCGTGGGACTCTCCCGCACGCGTCTCGACAGCAGGACACTCGCCCAGGCCGGCCGGGTCCTGGACGAGGCTGCCGCCCGGCGCCGGCACTCCGGGCAGCACACCGTGGTCGCCCTCGCGGGCGCCACCGGCAGCGGCAAGTCACAGCTGTTCAACGCCCTCGCCGGCGTCACGATCTCGGAGACGGGCGTTCGGCGGCCGACCACGTCGTCGCCCATCGTGTGCAGCTGGAGCGACGGCGCGTCGTCCCTCATCGACCGGCTCGGCATCCCGGGCCGGCTGCGCAGACGGCCGGTGCAGAGCGCGGAGGCGGAGGCCCAGTTGCGCGGGCTCGTCCTGATCGACCTCCCCGACCACGACTCGGCCGCCGTGCAGCACCGTGAGCAGGTCGACCGGGTGCTGGCGCTGGTGGACGCCGTCATCTGGGTCGTCGACCCGGAGAAGTACGCCGACGCCGTCCTGCACGAACGGTATCTGCGGCCCATGGCCGGACACGCGGAGGTCATGTTCGTCGTCCTCAACCAGGTCGACCGGCTGCCCGGCGAGGCCGCCGAGCTGGTCCTCGACGACCTGCGGCGGCTGCTCGACGAGGACGGTGTCGCCCTCGGCGAGTACGGCGAACCGGGCGCCACCGTGCTCGCGCTGTCCGCGCTGACCGGTGACGGCGTCGGTGAACTGCGCGAAGCACTGGGCCAGTTCGTCGCGGAGCGTGGTGCCGCCGCCCGGCGCATCGGGGCCGACGTGGACGCCGCGGCCCGACGGCTGCGGTCCGTCTACGCCACCGGACGACGCATCGGGCTCAGCGAGCAGGCGCGGGACGAGTTCGCCGACCGGCTGGCGGACGCGGTGGGCGCCACAGCGGCGGGCGAGGCCGCCGAGCGCGCCTGGCTGCGCAACGCCAACCGCGCCTGCGGTACGCCCTGGCTGCGGTTGTGGCGGTGGCACCAGGACCGGCGCGAGCCTCCCACCGGGCGGTTGCCGGTCCGCGCCCAGGCCGACGAGGAGGCCACGGCACGGCAACGCGTCGAGCAGGCGGTGCGCACCGTGTCCGAACGGGCCTCGGCCGGGCTGCCGGTGCCCTGGGCGCAGGCCGTCCGGGAGGCGGCGGTACGCGGCGCGCAGGGACTGCCCGAGGCGCTGGACGACCTGGCGGCGCGGGCCGGGCTGCCGCCGGGACGACCGCCCCGGCCGGGCTGGTGGCCGGTCGCCGTCCTGGCGCAGGCGTCCATGACGCTCCTGCAGGTCGTCGGCGGACTGTGGCTGGTCGGGCAGATCGTCGGCGTGATGGCCCCCAACCTGGGGGTCCCGGTACTGCTGATGGTGTCCGGCATCATCGGCGGCCCGCTGGTCGAGTGGAGCTGCCGCATGGCGGCCCGGGGACCGGCCCGGCGGTACGGGCACGACGCGGAACGCCGACTGCGGGAGGCGGCGGCCGGCTGCGGACGGGCCCGGGTGCTGGATCCCGTGGCCGCGGAGCTGCTGCGCTACCGGGAGGTGCGGGAGCAGTACGCCAGGGTCACGGGGGCGGCGGCCGGCGCGGGGTGAAGAGGTGGGCGGTGGCCGGCGCGAGGTGAAGAGGCGCGCGGCGAGCGGGCTGTCGGCGAACGGGCCCGCGGTGGAGCGGTGGTGATGAACAGGGGGCGACAGGAGGTCGGGGGCCCTGATGCCCGCGCGACGGAGCGCATCCGCTGGGGGATCACGGGGCGCGCGCGGGTGCTGATCGCTCGTCCGGGCGGTGGAGTTTTCCACTGGCGGGCGGTCGTCCACAGTGCCCGGCGGGCCCGGCCCGACGGAGGCAGTCTGGCTTCGCGGCGGCCGCGACGGACGCGGTCGCCGCGAACGGCGCTGACGGCACACGGTGAAGACCACCGCGGCCGTCGCGGCGGACGCAGCCGTACGGGAGGGGCTCGTACGCGTGACCGGGCGGCGGGACCGTCCGGGCGAGGGAGGGGTTCGCATGAACGAGACGATGGTCTGCGCAGTGGGCAACGTGGCGACGCAGCCGGTCTACCGGGACCTGGCGGCGGGCGCGTCGGTGAGGTTCCGGCTGGCGGTGACCTCGCGCTACTGGGACCGGGAGAAGAGTGCCTGGACCGACGGCCACACCAACTTCTTCACCGTCTGGGCCAACCGGCAGCTGGCCCAGAACGCGATGGCCTCGCTGAACGTCGGGGACCCGGTGATCGTCCAGGGCAGGCTCAAGGTGCGCGCGGAGTCGTGCGAGGGGCAGCAGGGCCGGACCTCGGCGGACATCGACGCCGTGGCGATCGGCCACGACCTCGCACGGGGCACGTCGGCCTTCCGGCGGCAGGGCCGTGCCGAGCCCGCGACGGCGGGCCAGTCGTCACAGCCCGAGCCCGACTGGGAGACCCCGGTCGCCGGTGCGGCGGACGCGAAGTCGGACGGCGCCCGGCGTCGCGAGCCGGCGGCGGTGACCTGAGCGGGCCCCACGATCCGCAGTGCGGTGCGACGGTGACGGTCGGTCAACGGTGAGCTGTGGCATATCGACGCATCCGCACGGCGTAGCGAAGTGGACAGGTCGACATGGCGCGCTCGTGGTCGATCTTGGGGATAACGATTCCGAGTCGGATCGGTGATCCGACGAGATGACCGGTAAGCGCGGTGCGCGGCGTCTCTAGGATGCCGGACGTAGCTCACTGGGGCTTCTGATTCTGCTGGTGGGACCTGCCCCCACATCAACGGGTCCCGCTCGAAGGGGAATTGTGTGATTTCTTCGATCTCCGCGTTGTTCGCGCGCGGGCGGGGCCCGGTCCGTCTCGCGGCGGCGGCCATGGCGTCCGGCCTCGTCGCCGTCGGCCTGCTCGCCACTGCGGGCACTGCCGCCGCGGCAGAGGTGACGCAGAGTCAGGGCGGGGCCACTGCGACGATCGGCGGTCTCAAGACCTACGGCGCTGCCCTGGTCCACGCCAAGGGCGGGGACCAGGAGGTGTCGGCCGGCCTGTTCGAGATGTCCGTCGAAGGCGGCGGCACCCTGCAGACGTACTGCGTCGACCTCTACAACCCCACGCAGAGGGACGCCAAGTACCACGAGACGCCCTGGAGCGGCACGCTGTTGGCCGCCAACCCGAACGCGGGCCGCATCCGTTGGATCCTGCAGAACTCCTACCCCCAGGTGAACGATCTCGCCTCGCTCGCCGAGAAGGCCGGCATCGGCGGGGGCGGCCTCACCGAGCAGGACGCGGCCGCCGGCACCCAGGTGGCCATCTGGCGCTACTCGGACGGCGCGGCTGTCGACGCCGTCGACCCCCAGGCCGAGCGGCTCGCGGACTACCTGCAGAAGGCCGCACGGGTCGTCGCGGAGCCCACGGCGTCCCTCACCCTCGACGCGCCCGCCATTTCCGGCCGCCCGGGCGAGCTGCTCGGCCCGGTGACGGTCCACACCAACGCAACGAGCGCGACGGTGACGCCGCCGGTGGACGCCGCGACCAGCGGGGTGCGCGTCGTCGGCAAGGACGGCAGGCCGCTCACGGCCGTGTCGGACGGCAGCCAGTTGTTCTTCGACGTGCCCGCCGACACGGCCGCGGGCTCGGCAGAGTTGACCGTGCAGGCCTCCACCACCGTCCCGGTCGGCCGTGCCTTCACCTCCGACAGCCGCAGCCAGACCCAGATCCTGGCCGGCTCCAGTGAGTCCACGGTGTCGGCGACGGCGAGTGCCACCTGGGCCCGGAAGGGCGCCGTACCGGCACTGTCCGCGGCGAAGAACTGCGCGAAGGCCGGCGTGGACATCGCCGCCGCCAACCGGGGCGACGAGGCCTTCACCTTCGCGTTGATGGGTTTGCAGCACACCATCCCCGCCGGCGGGTCCCGAACGGTGACCATCCCGCTGCAGGAGGACCAGGCCTACGACTTCTCGATCGTCGGCCCCCGGGGCGACCAGAACAGATTCACCGGCGTTCTGGACTGCCGGACCCAGGCCGACGAGATCGCCGGCCTGACCACCCAGACCCTGAGCGAACCGAGCCCGGCCACGGTGGGCGGTGTCTCCGCCGCGAGCGACACCGACCTCGCCGCCACCGGTGGCAGCAGTGCCACCCCGCTCATCGCGGGTACGGCCATCGGCCTGGTGGTCATCGGCGGAGCGGCGCTCGTGTTCGTGGGGAGGAAGGAGAACGGCGCGCAGCGCTGACAGGACCGCCAGTACTGACGGAGCTGACGCCGGGCCTCATCGACTCGACCCACTCGACGGACTCGACAGAGCCGACGGACCCGACAGGGCCGGCCGGGTCGGCGGCCCCGGCATCAGGTCGGCGGGCGCAGCCTGTCGTACCCGAGGAAGGTGAGGACGCGTTCGCCCGGCCGCAACGGCCGGGACCGCCCGCGGAAGCGGTGCACGCCCACGGACCGGAACAGCTCCTCCTCGGTGATCCACTCGCCCTCGAAGCCCCGTTCCCCGAACCACCCGCGGATCAGCGGCACCCGGCCCGGGGCCTTGCGACTCCTGGTCCGGATCACCCGGCCTGCGGTCGCGCACAGCCGTGTGCACGCGTCGACGGTCCGTTCGATGTCCGGATCCGTGATGTTTCCGAATACCGCGCAGGGCAGCACGATGTCGGCGGGGGCCATCCCGGCGTAGTGATCGAGGAGCGAGGCGTCGGCGGGCGAGACCTGGACCTGTGCGAGACCGGCCGACCGGCCGAACGGACGGCCTCGCGGGCCGCGTCGACGTTGTTCCGATCAAGCTCCACCAGCCGCGTCCGCGCGGCTGCACGGCGCGGATGACCAGGCAGAACGTCCAGCGGATCGCGTCCCTGTCCCGCGCGGGCGCTCACCACCCGGGGCGGGCCGGGGGGAGAGCCGTCCAGCGCCGGCCGCACCCGTTCCCGCACCGTCCACAGCCGCCGGGCAGGCGGCGAATCCGGGGCGTCGTACCGGTCGTGCCACCTGTTCCGGTCCATCCGCGAGACCCTGGAAGACCCCCGACCGAGGACTCCAGCCGATTTCCACCCCGATCCAGGCGCATACTGAAGGCAATGACAAAACCTTCTGCACCGAAGCGTCACTTGCCCACCAGCCCCTTCAAGGCGCCGGCCACCCTCGTGCCCAAGCACTTTGCCGTGGGTGACCAGGTGACACACGACATGTACGGCCTCGGCCGAGTGATCGGCATCGAGGACGGGATCGCCGCGCTCGTGGATTTCGGCTCGGCACAAGAGCGGATCCTGAGCCCCTACGCCAAGATGACCAAGCTCTGACACCACACAAAACCGCACAGCACCACACGGCACCACGGGCGGCGTGCCGCGACAGAGCACTGCCGCGGCCGCCCGCCGACCACTGGCACCCGCTTGCCGATCAACGGCACCGCCGGCGCCCCGCTCCCGGGACCTCCCGGCGAAAACCCCAGATCAAAGCCCCCTGCCCGGACGGGTTTCCCCCGAGGGGTAGCCGTCCGGCAAGATGGGGTGTATCTGCCCACTGCCAGATTTCAAGCTGCCGGACGGTTTCTCTTGGCTGAGTACATCTACACCATGCGCAAGACGCGCAAGGCACACGGCGACAAGGTCATCCTTGACGACGTAACGCTGAGCTTCCTGCCCGGCGCGAAGATCGGTGTGGTCGGGCCGAACGGCGCCGGTAAGTCCACCGTTCTGAAGATCATGGCGGGACTGGAGCAGCCCTCCAACGGTGACGCGTTCCTGTCGCCCGGCTACAGCGTCGGGATGCTGCTGCAGGAGCCGCCGCTCGACGAGTCCAAGACCGTTCTGGAGAACGTGCAGGACGGCGCGGCTGAGATCATGGGCAAGCTCAGGCGCTTCAACGAGGTCGCCGAGCTGATGGCGACGGACTACTCCGACGCGCTGCTGGACGAGATGGGCAAGCTGCAGGAGGACCTCGACCACGCCAACGCGTGGGACCTGGACACCCAGCTCGAGCAGGCCATGGACGCCCTGGGCTGCCCGCCCGGCGACTGGCCCGTCACCAACCTCTCCGGCGGTGAGCGCCGCCGCGTCGCGCTGTGCAAGCTGCTGCTCGAGGCCCCCGACCTGCTGCTGCTCGACGAGCCCACCAACCACCTGGACGCCGAGTCCGTGCAGTGGCTGGAGCAGCACCTCGCGAAGTACCCCGGCACCGTCGTCGCCGTCACCCACGACCGGTACTTCCTCGACAACGTCGCGGGCTGGATTCTGGAGCTCGACCGCGGCCGGGCCATCGGTTACGAGGGCAACTACTCCACGTACCTGGAGACGAAGCAGAGCCGTCTCAAGGTCGAGGGGCAGAAGGACGCCAAGCGTGCCAAGCGTCTGAAGGAAGAGCTCGAGTGGGTGCGGTCGAACGCCAAGGGGCGTCAGGCCAAGTCCAAGGCGCGTCTCGCCCGGTACGAGGAGATGGCCGCCGAGGCCGACAAGATGCGGAAGCTGGACTTCGAGGAGATCCAGATTCCGCCGGGCCCGCGCCTGGGTTCCATCGTCGTCGAGGTCAACAACCTCTCCAAGGCATTCGGGGACAAGGTCCTCATCGACGACCTGAGCTTCACGCTGCCGCGTAACGGCATCGTCGGCGTCATCGGCCCGAACGGCGCCGGCAAGACGACCCTCTTCAAGATGATCCAGGGGTTCGAAGAGCCCGACTCCGGATCCATCAAGGTCGGCGACACCGTCAAGATCTCGTACGTCGACCAGAGCCGCGAGAACATCGACCCGAAGAAGTCGCTGTGGGCCGTGGTCTCCGACGAGCTCGACTACATCAACGTGGGTCAGGTGGAGATGCCGTCGCGCGCGTACGTCTCCGCCTTCGGCTTCAAGGGGCCCGACCAGCAGAAGCCGGCCGGTGTGCTCTCCGGCGGTGAGCGCAACCGCCTGAACCTCGCGCTCACTCTCAAGCAGGGCGGCAACCTGCTCCTTCTCGACGAGCCGACCAACGACCTCGACGTGGAGACGCTGTCCTCGCTGGAGAACGCGCTGCTGGAGTTCCCGGGTGCGGCCGTGGTCGTCTCCCACGACCGGTGGTTCCTGGACCGGGTCGCGACCCACATCCTCGCCTACGAGGGTGACTCCAGGTGGTTCTGGTTCGAGGGCAACTTCGAGTCGTACGAGAAGAACAAGATCGAGCGGCTGGGTGCGGATGCCGCGCGTCCGCACCGTGCCACCTACAAGAAGCTGACCCGGGACTGATCGATCTTGCGGCACATCTACCGCTGCCCGCTGCGCTGGGCGGACATGGACGCGTACGGCCACGTCAACAACGTGGTCTTCCTCCGCTACCTGGAGGAAGCCCGTATCGACTTCCTGTTCCGCCCGGACAAGGACTTCCAGCAGGGGTCCGTGGTGGCGCGCCACGAGATCGACTACAAGCGGCAGCTCGTCCACCGGCACATGCCCGTGGACATCGAGCTGTGGGTCACGGCCATCAGGGCGGCGTCCTTCACCATCTCCTACGAGGTGAAGGACGACGACGTGGTCTACGTGAGGGCCTCCACCGTCATCGTGCCGTTCGACTTCTCGACGCAACGGCCGCGCCGGATCACCGCCGAGGAGCGCCTCTTCCTCGAGGAGTACCAGGACGACGACGCCGATAAGGCCGTCGCCGCATGACGGTGCTCCACCTCGCCGACGAGGGGGAGGCCGCGGATCTCGCGGCCTTCCTCTCCCGCCTGCTCCACTACGACCGCGGAGCCGCGGTGCGGCTGCAGGCGGCCGGCACCGCGCTCGCCGTCTTCGGACGGCCGCCGTCCTTCGAGGTGCTCGCGATCCGTGCGGTCCGGCTCGCCAAGCCGTACGAGGACGGCCTCGACGTCACCCTGGACGTGACGGTGTCGGCGGGCGAACTGCTGGAGTCCGTGGCCGAGAGCGCCGCCACGGCCGGTGTCCCCGCCGCGGTCACCGGGCCGCCGTGGGCCGGCGTGCTGCCGCCGCGCGGCGGGTGGCGGCCGGAGGCGGGCCTGCCCGCGCCGGACGCGCTGCGGGCGGCGGTCGGTTCGGCCGTCGCCGAATTCCGGTCCCGCACCGAGGAGCTGGCGGCCGAACTGCGGACCCGGGCCGAACTCGACCGGATCGGACGGGAGATCTGGTCCCGGACGATCGGGGACACCGGGCTTCCCGTGCGAGCCGTACACGCGGCCCAGTCGCTCGGTTTCCTCCGGCCCGCGGCCGGACCGGAGGACCTGGCGCTGCTCTCGCTCGGCGCGTGGCTGCGGCTGCGCACCCCGTACGGGTCCGTCGCGGTACGGCGCGCGGGACGGCTGGGAACGCTCGACGTCAGCGTGCGCTGACGCCGTCGCGTTCCGACGCCGTCGTGTTCCGGCGTCGGCGTGTTCTCGTGTCGTCGTTCTCCGACGCCGTCGTGCGCTGATGTCGGCGTGTGCGCTGAGGCCTTCGCGTCCTTCGCGCTGGTGGCCTCGTGTGCTGTGCCGCAGTCGTGCCGTGCGACGCGTCGGCGTCTACTCCGGGGTGTTCACCATCGACGCCGCCGCGTACGTCAGGTACTTCCACAGTGTGTGCTCGTGCTCCTCCGACAGGCCGAGTTCGTCCACCGCGTCCCGCATGTGCTTCAGCCACGCGTCGTGCGCCGCCCGGTCCACGGCGAAGGGGGCGTGCCGCATGCGCAGCCGCGGGTGACCGCGCTGCTCGCTGTACGTCGTCGGGCCGCCCCAGTACTGCATGAGGAACAGCGCGAAGCGCTCCTCGGCCGGACCCAGGTCCTCCTCCGGATACATGGGCCGCAGCAGTGGGTCCTCGGCGACCCCCTGGTAGAAACGGTGGACCAGCCGGCGGAAGGTCTCCTCCCCGCCGACCTGCTCGTAGAAGGTCTGCTCCTGAAGCGTGCCGCGCCGAATCTCTGTCACGCCTCCCATGGTCTCAGACGGCGCGACGGAGGACTCGAGGCGTAGGACCACCCCGATGCTCGCTTCCGGGGGCCGCGCACCGCACAGTGGAGTCATGGGCGCCAACGATCCCGACCCCGCCGGTGTGGCCGGCCTCGCCGCCTCCGCGCGGGCGCTGCTGGTGCGGGAGATCGAGGCGAGCGGTGCGTTCGCCGCAGACCCGCGATGGCGGGAGGCCTTCGCGACGGTGCCGCGCCATCTCTTCGTGCCCTACTACTACGTCGCCGGCGCCGGCGGCTATGAGAGGCGCTGGGGCGAGAGTCCCGACCCGCGCACCAGGGAGCGCTGGATGCGCGGCGCGTACGAGGACGTCCCGCTGGCCACCCGGCTGCGCGACGGCGTGCTGCTCACGTCCAGCAGCCAGCCCTCGCTGATGGCGCTGATGCTGGCCGAGCTGGGGGTCGAGGACGGCGACCGGGTCCTGGAGATCGGCGCGGGCACGGGGTACAACGCCGCGCTGCTGTCGTACCGGCTCGGCGAGGAGAACGTCACCACTGTCGACCTGGATCCGGAGATCACCGAGTCTGCCCGCCGGCATCTCGCGGACGCCGGGTACCGGCCCGCCGTCGTCACCGGGGACGGGGCGCGGGGGGTCCCCGAACGCGCCCCCTTCGACCGGGTCATCGCGACCTGCACGCTGGCGTCGGTCCCGCGCGCCTGGCTCGCCCAGTGCGCCCCCGGGGCCCTGATCCTCGCGCCGCTCGCCACCGGGCTGATCGCCCTGACGGTCCGGGACGCCGGACACGCGGAGGGACGGTTCCTGCACACCCCGGCGTACTTCGTGCCGCTGCGCGGGACGGACCGGCCCGACCCGGAGCCGGTGAACCTCGCGG includes:
- a CDS encoding 4'-phosphopantetheinyl transferase superfamily protein, yielding MISVQVAWARLGDARADLLTLLDPVERGRHDETVAPADRARFLVGCALSRLLLGELLDLPPADVPLRRVCPRCGGPHGKVRLDTPGAPAPYDFSVTHSGALVGVAVSSDGAVGLDVEDCEVPVDVEGAARTALSGTELAALHALPPAERGPAFLRVWTRKEAVLKALGVGLRMPLRGLKVSSPEAPPAVLAWPPPPSVPPGRHPADLRMADLLVDGVHPATVATVATAVTPATGPGTGGAVSGPGEVRVVPRDGSAVLAAHDR
- a CDS encoding dynamin family protein — its product is MVTLDVRPQLLDALSALRDRVAAARFPLPLTGAPRARANRDELLAQLDDYLVPRLRQPDAPLLAVVGGSTGAGKSTLVNSLVGRRVSEAGVLRPTTRTPVLVCHPEDHHWFSGMRVLPGLARTWASRRESADDLLLTGEDGRPVLRIETADTLPPGLALLDAPDIDSLVADNRVLAAELICAADIWVMVTTASRYADAVPWHLLRTAKEYDVMLVTVLDRVPHQVVSEVSRQYGALLTKAGLGEVPRFTVPELPESAWGGGLLPATAVAQLRAWLVHHAQDPAARNHALARTAHGVLDSLKARMPELAGAAAAQYAAALRLTSAVEGAYDSEHTRVRGRLQSGAVLAGDALKRWRAFPLDCTAGELLDALVESFAALLLCAVTAADERVDEAWRREPASQAAAPADQDAFPESAEHRIGLAVRRWRRELEEYAEDEVRGLERGATPDPESVAALVATALLGGRRARSAGEGLAERIGAHGALRLRDRGGRLLADHLDRVMHAERERRLAPLDGLEVHPEPQAELIAALSVLQKER
- a CDS encoding YfjP family GTPase — translated: MTAVTDQDHTDHTDRTGNADQEGKENPGHESHQTPQSHREHQEHQEREDRQRHQDEREVQECTESAGPEGKRPEDEGGLSDEADASPQEPTGHARAADSTKDALPRPDADPAPDPSTRAAFARMSRADAEEGSADAWDDGLIARRVDEAAAEQAAADKAARTGGGGSALPSTPLVYDAPLRSRLEALRELVGLSRTRLDSRTLAQAGRVLDEAAARRRHSGQHTVVALAGATGSGKSQLFNALAGVTISETGVRRPTTSSPIVCSWSDGASSLIDRLGIPGRLRRRPVQSAEAEAQLRGLVLIDLPDHDSAAVQHREQVDRVLALVDAVIWVVDPEKYADAVLHERYLRPMAGHAEVMFVVLNQVDRLPGEAAELVLDDLRRLLDEDGVALGEYGEPGATVLALSALTGDGVGELREALGQFVAERGAAARRIGADVDAAARRLRSVYATGRRIGLSEQARDEFADRLADAVGATAAGEAAERAWLRNANRACGTPWLRLWRWHQDRREPPTGRLPVRAQADEEATARQRVEQAVRTVSERASAGLPVPWAQAVREAAVRGAQGLPEALDDLAARAGLPPGRPPRPGWWPVAVLAQASMTLLQVVGGLWLVGQIVGVMAPNLGVPVLLMVSGIIGGPLVEWSCRMAARGPARRYGHDAERRLREAAAGCGRARVLDPVAAELLRYREVREQYARVTGAAAGAG
- a CDS encoding single-stranded DNA-binding protein; this encodes MNETMVCAVGNVATQPVYRDLAAGASVRFRLAVTSRYWDREKSAWTDGHTNFFTVWANRQLAQNAMASLNVGDPVIVQGRLKVRAESCEGQQGRTSADIDAVAIGHDLARGTSAFRRQGRAEPATAGQSSQPEPDWETPVAGAADAKSDGARRREPAAVT
- a CDS encoding thioester domain-containing protein: MISSISALFARGRGPVRLAAAAMASGLVAVGLLATAGTAAAAEVTQSQGGATATIGGLKTYGAALVHAKGGDQEVSAGLFEMSVEGGGTLQTYCVDLYNPTQRDAKYHETPWSGTLLAANPNAGRIRWILQNSYPQVNDLASLAEKAGIGGGGLTEQDAAAGTQVAIWRYSDGAAVDAVDPQAERLADYLQKAARVVAEPTASLTLDAPAISGRPGELLGPVTVHTNATSATVTPPVDAATSGVRVVGKDGRPLTAVSDGSQLFFDVPADTAAGSAELTVQASTTVPVGRAFTSDSRSQTQILAGSSESTVSATASATWARKGAVPALSAAKNCAKAGVDIAAANRGDEAFTFALMGLQHTIPAGGSRTVTIPLQEDQAYDFSIVGPRGDQNRFTGVLDCRTQADEIAGLTTQTLSEPSPATVGGVSAASDTDLAATGGSSATPLIAGTAIGLVVIGGAALVFVGRKENGAQR